The genomic region TTCCGGCGAGAGCAAGAACACGCTCGGACGGCGCGTCAGGCAAATCGAGCGGAAGATCCGCCGGGCCGAGGCACGCCGGGGCGGGTGCGAAGAGCGGCCGGCTCAGGGACCCTCGGGCGCCGGATAGGCGAAGCGGATGCGGAAGCAGGGGAGACCGTCCAGCCGGTCGCCGTACAGCACCCGCAGTTCGGCCAATAGCGCGTCGCGCGATTCAAAACCGTCGAGCCTCGCGTCCTCTTCCGAAAGGTCCACCGGGCGGACGGGGTCGAAGGCCGTGACGCGGATGCGGCCGAGGCCGGGGACGAACTCCGCTTGGCCGGGCCGGAGGCGCCGCTTCGGCCAGACGCGGACGGTCTGGCACTTGGCTCCGGACCGGATGGGATCAAGGAACTTTTTCTTGAACAGGAGCATGGGCGTCGGCCCTCGAGTCCCGGCCCCAACGGGGCAGGCGCGCCGGGACAAGGAGAGTAGCCATGAGTCTGTATAGCATCAACAAAAACTTTCGCGCCGTGTCGCCGCCCCGGCCCGGCGCGGAACCGACCGAGCGCGCGCTCGGCGTGGCGGAGATGTTCGGCCTGGGGCTGGACGAGTCCTACGAGGTCGCCCTCTACGCCGGGCTCCGGATGGACGTCAGGCCGGGCGACGTGGTGTTCGTCACCGGCCCGTCGGGGAGCGGCGAAGGGCTGCCGGCCGAGTTCGAGGAGGCGCTGCGCCTGGCGAGCACGGCAGGCCTTGCGGACGCGTTCGTGCTCCTTCGGCCGCCGGAGGAACTCAGCGACGGCCAGCGTTGGCGTCTGCGGCTGGCGCACGCCCTGGCGCGCCTGGAGGCAATGCGGAATGCGGCCCCTCGACCATGCTCGGGCCGCCCTGAGCAGAGTCGAAGGGCGGATTGCGGAGTGCCCTTCGAGAGCCTCAGGGCCCTGAGCATGGTCGAAGGGCGGAATGAACGGCCAAACAACGAAAACGGCGCCGTGCGCGAGAGGCACCCGCCGCTGGAGTCAATGCGGGTGCTGGTGGCGGATGAGTTTGCGTCCACGTTGGACCGGCTCTGTGCGCGGGCGGTGGCGTATCGGCTGAGGCGTCTGGCGGACCGCGAGGGCGTGACGGTCCTGGCCGCCAGCGCCCACGACGACCTCGTCGAGGACCTTGCGCCCGACGTCCTGGTGGTAAAGGAGGTCGGCGCCGAGGTCGAGGTCCGCTACGCCGATGCGTCGCGTCTCGAGCCGCCCGCCGCGGCGG from Planctomycetota bacterium harbors:
- a CDS encoding ASCH domain-containing protein, translating into MLLFKKKFLDPIRSGAKCQTVRVWPKRRLRPGQAEFVPGLGRIRVTAFDPVRPVDLSEEDARLDGFESRDALLAELRVLYGDRLDGLPCFRIRFAYPAPEGP